A region of Anolis sagrei isolate rAnoSag1 chromosome 2, rAnoSag1.mat, whole genome shotgun sequence DNA encodes the following proteins:
- the LOC132765939 gene encoding zinc finger protein 85-like: MEFENSFIPTLSSHQRTHAGGKPFKCTECDKSFNSRGHLTRHQMIHTGEKPYQCTECGKSFRSAGNLRTHQPLHTGEKPYKCLECRKSFRYYSNLRTHQRLHTGEKPYKCQECGKSFNRSESLTGHQSIHTGGKPFNCEVCGKSFRLSTILSAHRKAHTGEKPYKCMECGKSFNRSHDLTLHRRLHTGEKPYSCLECGRTFRKSGELTVHQRTHTGERPYTCLECGKSFRQKPHLTIHLRIHTGEKPYKCHECGESFSHSGNLRNHQRNHTGEKPYKCMECGKSFRFSASFSSHLRIHTGEKPYKCTTCGKSFNQHTHLSRHRKSHTGDKPYQCAKCGKHFSCKESVTRHQKMHA, translated from the coding sequence ATGGAGTTTGAAAACAGTTTCATTCCAACTCTTTCCTCACATCAGAGAACCCACGCAGGGGGGAAACCATTTAAATGCACGGAATGTGATAAGAGTTTCAACAGTAGAGGACATCTTACTAGACATCAAATGATacatacaggggagaagccatatcaatgcacaGAATGTGGGAAGAGTTTCCGCAGTGCTGGAAATCTGAGAACACATCAGCCACTCCATACAGGTGAAAagccttataaatgcctggagtgcagAAAGAGCTTCCGTTACTACAGTAACCTTCGTACGCAtcaaagactccacacaggggagaaaccatataagtGTCAAGAGTGCGGCAAGAGCTTCAATAGGAGTGAAAGCCTTACTGGCCACCAAAGTATCCATACAGGGGGAAAACCATTTAACTGTGAAGTGTGCGGAAAGAGCTTCCGTTTGAGCACTATCCTTTCTGCGCATCGAAAGGCccatacaggggagaaaccatataaatgtatggaatgcggaaagagcttcaATCGGAGTCATGACCTTACTTTGCATCGAAgactccacacaggggagaaaccatattcatgcctagagtgtggaagGACTTTCCGGAAATCAGGGGAACTAACTGTCcaccaaagaacccacacaggggagagacCATAtacctgcctggagtgtggaaagagcttccgcCAAAAGCCGCATCTTACTATACACCTgagaatccacacaggggagaaaccatacaaatgccacGAATGTGGAGAGAGCTTCAGCCATAGCGGAAACCTCCGTAATCATCAAAGAaaccacacaggggagaaaccatataaatgcatggagtgtgggaagagcttccgcTTTAGTGCTAGTTTTTCCTCACACCTAAGAATCCACACCGGTGAGAAACCGTATAAGTGCACCACCTGCGGGAAAAGCTTCAATCAACATACACACCTTTCCAGGCACCGGAAAAGCCACACAGGAGATAAACCATATCAATGCGCAAAGTGCGGAAAGCATTTCAGCTGTAAAGAAAGCGTTACTCGTCATCAGAAGATGCATGCCTGA